The following are encoded in a window of Methanofastidiosum sp. genomic DNA:
- a CDS encoding metallophosphoesterase, whose translation MRLAVMSDVHGNSEALSSVLRDIEGQETDKIICTGDLVGYGPYPNEVVDVFIDQNINSTLGNHDVATFDMELLNDLGGIAHESIMVTLDILGKDEKNYLKKLPKSIDCRNFHFAHASPPDNVRGYIT comes from the coding sequence TTGAGATTGGCTGTAATGTCCGATGTTCATGGAAATAGCGAAGCATTATCCTCAGTTTTAAGAGATATAGAAGGGCAAGAGACAGACAAGATAATATGCACTGGAGACCTAGTTGGTTATGGGCCTTATCCAAATGAAGTGGTCGATGTTTTTATTGATCAAAACATTAACTCTACACTAGGAAATCATGATGTTGCAACATTTGATATGGAGCTATTGAATGACCTTGGCGGAATTGCACATGAAAGTATCATGGTTACTTTAGATATTTTAGGAAAAGATGAAAAAAATTATCTTAAAAAGTTACCAAAATCAATCGATTGTAGAAATTTCCACTTTGCCCATGCATCTCCCCCAGATAACGTGCGCGGTTACATTACCTGA
- a CDS encoding Xaa-Pro peptidase family protein, translating into MKDRIERLFGYIAKEKKDVECVLVSRSTFPDVNFFYFSKASGGLFDGSFLILYPDGNSKLFTSTMEQEAAEKSKGDFEIYVYNSRDERIKLLKEHIKGQNLGLSFSSITYLEVEKLKETYKGNLVDVTKEINFTRAIKDKKEIENIRKASKITSKTFGEIPAMLRDGLTEKELSFKIEFQLKKNGADALSYDTIAAFGANSSLPHYESSDSALMKGDFVLLDFAGKYNSYCSDMTRTFFYGKVSKEQKKIYETVLEAQVLGIDALEPGVIAKDVHNSVSKYIDSTEFKGRFIHSLGHGIGLETHDTLGLSPISDYTIEENMVFTIEPGIYIPELGGVRIEDTLVVKKGKPEILTTFTKDLLVI; encoded by the coding sequence ATGAAAGATAGAATCGAAAGGCTTTTTGGATATATCGCTAAAGAAAAGAAGGATGTAGAGTGTGTCCTTGTTTCAAGGTCAACTTTTCCTGACGTCAATTTCTTTTATTTCAGCAAGGCTTCAGGCGGCCTTTTTGACGGATCTTTTCTAATTTTATACCCTGATGGCAACTCAAAACTTTTTACCTCGACGATGGAGCAGGAAGCGGCTGAAAAATCCAAAGGTGATTTTGAGATCTATGTTTATAACTCTAGAGATGAGCGGATTAAGCTTCTTAAAGAGCATATAAAAGGACAGAATCTCGGCCTTTCTTTTTCCTCGATAACTTATTTGGAAGTTGAAAAGTTAAAGGAGACCTATAAGGGGAATCTAGTTGACGTAACAAAGGAGATTAATTTTACAAGGGCAATCAAAGACAAAAAGGAAATTGAAAATATAAGAAAAGCATCCAAGATAACATCCAAAACATTTGGGGAAATTCCAGCTATGCTAAGAGATGGGCTTACAGAAAAAGAGCTCTCTTTCAAGATAGAGTTTCAACTCAAGAAAAATGGTGCAGATGCCCTTTCGTATGACACTATTGCAGCCTTTGGTGCAAATTCCTCTTTGCCACATTATGAGAGTTCTGATTCGGCTTTAATGAAAGGAGATTTTGTGCTATTGGACTTTGCCGGCAAATACAATAGTTATTGCTCTGATATGACACGAACTTTCTTCTATGGAAAAGTAAGCAAAGAACAAAAGAAGATCTATGAAACTGTCCTTGAGGCGCAGGTCCTAGGAATTGATGCCTTGGAGCCTGGAGTAATTGCAAAGGATGTTCACAACAGCGTGTCAAAATACATCGACAGCACTGAATTTAAGGGGAGATTCATCCACTCTCTTGGCCATGGTATCGGGCTTGAAACTCATGACACGCTTGGCCTAAGCCCGATAAGTGATTATACGATTGAAGAGAATATGGTTTTCACTATTGAGCCTGGAATATACATCCCTGAATTGGGCGGGGTGAGGATTGAGGACACTTTGGTTGTTAAAAAAGGAAAGCCCGAAATACTTACAACTTTTACAAAAGACCTTTTGGTCATATAG